A stretch of Aureispira sp. CCB-E DNA encodes these proteins:
- the hutH gene encoding histidine ammonia-lyase: MHQISKKWLSIEDLGKLLANKEKLSLSEESQTAIQTCYDFLHQKINATEQSYYGINTGFGSLCNIKIEEKELETLQSNLVRSHACGIGDLVPEEVIQIILLLKIKSLSLGHSAVSLPLVERLVEMYNETMWPVLYQLGSLGASGDLAPLAHLSLPLIGEGEVFHNGVRKSSESVLKEQSWQPIQLQAKEGLALLNGTQFSTGYGVWALLKAQRLSKLADLIAAISMDAFACVTSPFDERLHQVRAHEGQLQTAANIRKLLEGSVLAASPKETVQDPYAFRCVPQVHGASKDTIAHAQKVIEREINSVTDNPNIFPDSDAILSGGNFHAQPIALVLDFLAIALSELGSISERRLYQLIGGQRGLPAFLTPKSGLHSGLMITQYTAASIASQNKQLCMPASVDSIVSCNGQEDHVSMAANAGTKLYKVVQNVERLLAIELLSGIQALSFRTEKSSPIIEEIVEQFRAIVPVMESDHVFSEDMAKALSFVQKIDINKYL, translated from the coding sequence ATGCATCAAATATCAAAAAAATGGTTGAGCATTGAAGACTTAGGAAAATTACTTGCGAATAAGGAAAAACTAAGTTTGTCGGAAGAAAGCCAAACGGCCATTCAAACTTGTTATGATTTCTTGCATCAAAAGATAAACGCTACAGAACAATCCTATTATGGTATTAATACAGGATTTGGTTCTCTTTGTAATATAAAAATCGAAGAGAAAGAACTAGAAACACTACAATCGAATTTAGTGCGATCTCATGCTTGTGGTATTGGCGACTTGGTGCCAGAAGAAGTTATTCAAATTATCTTATTATTAAAAATTAAAAGCTTATCACTTGGACACTCGGCAGTTAGTTTGCCATTGGTAGAGCGTTTAGTCGAGATGTATAATGAAACTATGTGGCCCGTATTGTATCAATTAGGTTCCTTAGGAGCATCTGGTGATTTAGCACCACTAGCGCATTTGAGTTTGCCCTTGATAGGGGAAGGAGAGGTTTTTCATAATGGTGTTCGAAAATCAAGCGAGAGTGTTTTAAAAGAACAGTCTTGGCAACCGATTCAGCTACAAGCAAAAGAGGGATTAGCATTATTAAATGGAACGCAATTTTCAACAGGCTATGGAGTTTGGGCACTTTTAAAAGCACAGCGTTTATCGAAACTAGCCGATTTGATTGCAGCAATCTCAATGGATGCTTTTGCTTGCGTAACTTCTCCATTTGATGAACGTTTACATCAAGTTAGAGCTCATGAAGGGCAGTTGCAAACCGCAGCAAATATTCGAAAATTGTTAGAAGGTTCTGTTCTAGCGGCAAGTCCTAAAGAAACGGTACAAGACCCTTATGCTTTTAGATGTGTTCCGCAAGTTCATGGAGCAAGTAAAGATACGATAGCTCATGCCCAAAAAGTAATTGAACGAGAAATAAATAGTGTTACAGACAATCCTAATATTTTTCCTGATAGCGATGCTATTTTATCTGGAGGTAATTTCCATGCCCAGCCTATTGCTCTAGTCTTAGACTTTCTGGCAATTGCTCTATCCGAATTGGGAAGCATTTCAGAGCGTCGTTTGTATCAATTGATTGGTGGACAACGAGGATTACCTGCTTTTTTAACCCCCAAATCAGGTTTGCATTCTGGTTTAATGATCACGCAATATACGGCTGCAAGCATAGCCAGCCAAAACAAACAGTTGTGTATGCCTGCTAGTGTCGATTCTATTGTTTCTTGCAATGGTCAAGAAGACCATGTGAGTATGGCGGCCAATGCAGGAACAAAGCTGTACAAAGTGGTGCAAAATGTAGAACGTTTGCTAGCCATCGAGCTATTGTCAGGAATACAAGCCTTGTCTTTTAGAACAGAAAAATCTTCTCCAATTATAGAAGAGATTGTAGAGCAGTTTAGAGCGATTGTACCTGTAATGGAAAGCGATCATGTGTTTAGCGAGGATATGGCAAAAGCATTGAGTTTTGTTCAAAAAATAGATATAAATAAATATTTATAA
- a CDS encoding AAA family ATPase has translation MANQNNKPKHNYLYYGTKTSASEVRRLLEHSIKMNEIAEEKGKKKSPICIWGKHGIGKTQLVETIAQEKGYKFAYIAPAQFEEMGDLVGMPRIAEGVTSFVAPDWVPTEEGPGILLIDDANRADDRILRGIMQLLQNYELISWKLPKNWQIILTANPDGGDYSVTPMDDAMLTRMMHVTMDFDVKEWAKWAEENDVDQRGINFVLTYPEMVTGERTTPRTLVQFFQSIASIEDLTKELGLLQMLADSCLDSNTVASFMAFVNNNLSKLVTPEQIVNSSNFKKDVLEHLKGIVMKGTLRVDILATLCTRLVNYLVINNIKPNKEQLVNIKEFIKIDFIPNDIRLSMAQDLVSAQHLKPIMADPEIGKLLLKRM, from the coding sequence ATGGCGAATCAAAACAATAAACCTAAACACAATTACTTATATTATGGTACTAAAACTTCTGCAAGTGAAGTTCGACGTTTGCTAGAGCACTCTATTAAAATGAATGAAATTGCAGAGGAGAAGGGAAAGAAAAAATCTCCAATTTGTATTTGGGGGAAACACGGTATTGGAAAAACGCAATTGGTAGAGACTATTGCCCAAGAAAAAGGCTACAAATTTGCTTATATTGCTCCTGCTCAATTTGAGGAGATGGGAGACTTGGTTGGTATGCCTCGAATTGCGGAGGGTGTCACCTCTTTTGTTGCTCCTGACTGGGTTCCAACAGAAGAAGGTCCAGGAATTTTATTGATTGATGATGCCAACCGTGCCGATGATCGTATTTTACGTGGAATCATGCAATTGCTTCAAAACTATGAATTAATTAGTTGGAAACTACCTAAAAACTGGCAAATTATCTTAACAGCCAATCCAGACGGTGGGGACTACTCCGTTACGCCAATGGATGACGCTATGTTGACTCGTATGATGCATGTAACCATGGATTTTGATGTCAAAGAATGGGCAAAATGGGCGGAAGAAAATGATGTTGATCAACGTGGAATCAACTTTGTTTTGACCTACCCTGAAATGGTTACAGGAGAACGGACAACCCCTCGTACATTGGTGCAATTTTTTCAATCTATTGCCAGCATTGAGGACTTAACCAAAGAGCTAGGTCTGTTGCAAATGCTCGCCGATTCCTGTCTAGATTCTAATACAGTTGCTTCTTTTATGGCTTTTGTTAATAATAATTTGAGCAAGTTGGTAACTCCTGAGCAAATTGTCAATAGCAGCAATTTCAAAAAAGATGTCTTAGAACATCTAAAGGGAATTGTTATGAAAGGTACTTTAAGAGTAGATATTTTAGCCACATTGTGTACTCGTTTGGTCAATTACTTGGTTATTAATAACATCAAACCCAATAAAGAACAATTGGTAAATATAAAAGAATTCATAAAAATCGACTTCATTCCTAACGATATCCGCCTCTCGATGGCGCAAGATTTGGTGAGTGCGCAACACTTAAAACCAATTATGGCTGATCCTGAAATTGGAAAATTATTGCTGAAACG
- a CDS encoding T9SS type A sorting domain-containing protein, which produces MRYLSFLVLLCLGIQIQAQQMVGNGITCAPADIDTSSVCVNMLQICGNATFPLSTNGALAPQGNNYNCLATQPNPTWFFMQVQNSGSILLELSNSANVDIDFILWGPFNNISDATNACGNLGNNSNILGNVVDTCSYSAVGLEFISISNATAGSIYVLMITNFSNQPTNGSLTQLSGTGSLVCSLTAGDGFISGTVYDDLDNNCVQDSLENGLAGRLVRLHPSNLITTTNALGEYAFCGLPVDSYTVEILMDTFYWNSCPNTGLRTAQIIATNDTITQQDFGMSINNACYDLYTDVVSTNLRPCFSTNVISAYYRNNHESNMTADSVEVTITLDTALFPITSNIPWTSAVGNQYTFYVGNLSPGQYGTINMTCSLSCATPVGATLCIQSEISPIDSCSIFRSQDSIVVTPPCANVWDRSSLMVTGNCINDSLACFTIYNTGQYGTGDMLCYRPVRMYIDSAIYLLDSVMLTGGDSLEYCFPANGHTLRLEVDQHPMHPGNSHPNAVVELCGDSAAIAANWTPGLVNQFPHDDANSNIDIDCIQTSASFDPNDKRGFPLGRTEAHLIGSNTDLEYIIRFQNTGNDTAFTVIIQDILPPELDILSIEHGASSHAYTFQINQSNTLEWHFHNILLPDSTTNLEGSKGFVSFKVKQQPNLPDGTFIHNKASIYFDFNPPIITNLSEHLIDNSIMWVITSTDPIEEETVANWKVDVFPNPVQQIVYLKSELRIERINLMSLEGRLIQQTQPKQMQTSLNLSTFPQGIYFLEIHTPKGIVTKRIMKLK; this is translated from the coding sequence ATGAGGTATCTATCTTTTTTAGTTTTACTTTGCTTGGGGATACAAATCCAAGCACAACAAATGGTTGGGAACGGAATTACTTGTGCCCCTGCCGATATTGATACAAGTTCTGTATGTGTCAACATGCTCCAAATTTGTGGCAATGCTACCTTTCCTTTATCTACTAATGGTGCATTGGCGCCTCAAGGAAACAACTACAACTGTTTAGCGACTCAACCCAACCCAACTTGGTTTTTTATGCAAGTACAAAACAGTGGTTCTATTTTATTAGAACTTTCCAACTCTGCTAATGTTGACATAGATTTTATTCTATGGGGTCCTTTTAATAACATAAGTGATGCCACCAATGCTTGTGGCAATTTGGGTAACAATAGCAATATTCTAGGAAATGTAGTAGACACTTGCTCTTATAGCGCTGTAGGCTTAGAATTCATCTCTATTTCTAATGCTACCGCAGGCTCTATTTATGTTCTGATGATAACGAACTTCTCTAATCAACCTACCAATGGCTCCTTAACACAGTTGTCAGGTACTGGTTCTTTGGTTTGTAGTCTCACAGCTGGTGATGGTTTTATTTCTGGTACAGTTTACGATGATTTAGACAACAACTGTGTGCAAGACAGCCTCGAAAATGGATTAGCAGGTCGATTGGTTCGTTTGCATCCAAGTAATTTAATTACCACCACCAACGCCTTGGGAGAATATGCCTTTTGTGGTCTTCCTGTAGACAGCTATACCGTAGAAATTTTAATGGATACATTTTACTGGAACAGTTGCCCTAATACAGGGCTCCGAACAGCTCAAATCATTGCCACCAATGATACCATAACTCAGCAAGATTTTGGAATGTCCATCAACAATGCCTGTTATGACTTATATACAGATGTTGTAAGTACCAATCTGCGACCATGTTTTTCGACCAATGTGATCTCGGCTTATTATAGGAACAACCATGAGTCCAATATGACTGCCGATAGTGTAGAGGTTACCATCACGCTTGATACCGCTTTATTTCCCATTACATCCAATATTCCTTGGACGAGTGCTGTTGGAAATCAATACACCTTTTATGTAGGAAACCTATCTCCTGGACAGTATGGTACGATCAATATGACTTGTAGTCTGAGCTGTGCAACGCCCGTAGGAGCAACCCTTTGTATCCAATCCGAAATTTCGCCCATCGATTCTTGTTCTATTTTCCGCAGCCAAGATTCTATTGTTGTTACTCCTCCATGTGCAAATGTTTGGGACCGCTCAAGTTTGATGGTTACAGGAAACTGTATCAACGATAGCTTAGCTTGTTTTACAATTTATAATACAGGACAATATGGTACAGGAGATATGCTTTGCTATCGTCCAGTTCGAATGTATATTGATTCAGCAATTTATTTATTGGATAGCGTAATGCTAACAGGAGGCGACAGTTTGGAATATTGCTTTCCTGCCAATGGGCATACGTTGCGCTTGGAGGTTGATCAACATCCTATGCATCCTGGCAATAGTCATCCCAATGCAGTAGTTGAGCTTTGTGGGGATTCAGCAGCAATTGCCGCCAATTGGACACCTGGACTTGTCAATCAATTTCCACATGATGACGCCAACTCTAATATTGATATTGATTGTATCCAAACTTCCGCTAGTTTTGATCCCAATGATAAACGTGGCTTCCCGCTTGGACGTACAGAAGCTCATTTAATCGGTTCCAATACAGATTTAGAATACATTATTCGCTTCCAAAATACAGGAAACGACACCGCATTTACAGTAATCATTCAAGATATTTTACCTCCTGAGCTTGATATTCTATCCATTGAGCACGGAGCGTCTAGTCACGCTTACACCTTCCAGATTAATCAAAGTAATACTTTAGAGTGGCATTTTCACAATATTTTGCTCCCCGATAGCACTACCAATCTAGAGGGATCAAAAGGCTTTGTGTCTTTCAAAGTCAAACAACAACCTAATTTACCAGATGGCACCTTTATTCACAACAAAGCATCTATTTACTTTGATTTTAATCCTCCTATTATAACGAATTTAAGTGAGCATTTAATTGACAATTCAATTATGTGGGTAATTACCTCTACTGACCCTATTGAGGAAGAAACCGTTGCTAATTGGAAGGTGGATGTATTTCCGAATCCAGTACAACAGATAGTTTATTTGAAATCAGAGTTACGCATCGAAAGGATTAACTTAATGAGCTTAGAAGGGCGTCTAATTCAGCAAACGCAACCTAAGCAAATGCAAACCAGTTTGAACCTCTCTACTTTCCCTCAAGGAATTTACTTTTTAGAAATTCATACACCAAAGGGGATTGTCACCAAGCGAATTATGAAACTCAAATAA
- a CDS encoding cytochrome P450 has protein sequence MDKIKNEIPKVGLTKMLLNYSHINENLVSFFKETLDKNDGLVQVRIPYKLVLTDRPELIRHFLQKNNKNYIKTSVIRKTVKKEIGEGLFTSDGQYWLKQRRSIQPGFHRERLERISKIMVEQINDYMDTVLDKYAETDQEIDLADEMTKLAFRVITKSLFGKAFEDDKLEIIGEMISSSQQYVMNQTRKPYLKPWYHINGDHAENERLKKIRDKIIISFIEERKRSGEKVDDLLDMLLETEYEDGSKMTNKQLLDESIVLLVAGHETSAVTMTWAWYLLGNHPEIEQKVLDSVNEALGDKDPSFEQLRNLGYPLQVLEETMRLYPVVWIIDREPLEDDECDGIPIKKGEDIAGFIFGLHRNEKYWENPNQFDPNRFSPENKKNHVPFSYLPFGGGPRLCIGKNFAQMEMQFILAMLIRRYKFVLSPDQKVDFKPLLTLCPSNGIKVRIQKRTLSTAPKKNVEYSM, from the coding sequence ATGGATAAAATTAAAAATGAAATTCCGAAGGTTGGTTTGACCAAAATGCTTTTAAATTATTCTCATATTAATGAGAACTTGGTTTCTTTTTTTAAAGAAACGTTGGACAAAAATGATGGTCTTGTGCAGGTGCGAATACCTTACAAGTTAGTTCTAACAGACCGTCCAGAACTAATTAGGCATTTTTTACAAAAGAATAACAAAAACTATATCAAGACTTCTGTTATTCGAAAAACAGTAAAAAAAGAGATTGGAGAGGGATTGTTTACCTCAGATGGGCAGTATTGGTTAAAGCAGCGTAGGAGTATTCAACCAGGATTCCATAGAGAACGTTTAGAACGCATCTCTAAGATTATGGTAGAACAGATTAACGATTATATGGATACCGTTTTGGATAAGTATGCAGAGACAGATCAAGAAATTGATTTGGCAGACGAAATGACAAAACTAGCCTTTAGAGTAATTACCAAAAGCTTGTTTGGAAAAGCATTTGAGGACGATAAATTAGAGATTATTGGAGAAATGATTTCTAGTAGTCAACAATACGTGATGAACCAAACACGAAAACCTTACCTAAAACCTTGGTATCACATCAATGGCGATCATGCAGAAAATGAACGTTTGAAGAAGATTCGAGATAAAATTATTATCTCTTTTATCGAAGAAAGAAAACGTTCTGGAGAAAAGGTAGACGACTTGTTGGACATGTTATTAGAAACAGAGTATGAGGATGGTTCTAAAATGACCAATAAGCAACTGTTGGATGAGTCGATTGTCCTATTGGTAGCTGGTCATGAAACATCTGCTGTAACAATGACTTGGGCTTGGTATCTTTTGGGAAATCATCCAGAAATCGAACAAAAAGTATTGGATTCTGTTAACGAGGCTTTGGGAGACAAAGATCCTTCTTTTGAGCAATTGAGAAATTTGGGTTACCCATTGCAAGTATTAGAGGAAACCATGCGTTTGTATCCTGTTGTTTGGATTATTGACAGAGAACCTCTAGAAGATGATGAGTGCGATGGAATTCCAATCAAAAAAGGAGAGGATATTGCAGGTTTTATTTTTGGGTTGCATAGAAATGAAAAATACTGGGAAAATCCGAATCAGTTTGATCCCAATCGTTTTTCTCCTGAAAATAAGAAAAATCATGTTCCTTTTTCTTATTTACCTTTTGGTGGAGGACCAAGACTTTGTATCGGGAAAAACTTTGCACAAATGGAAATGCAATTTATTTTAGCTATGTTAATTAGACGCTATAAGTTCGTTTTGTCGCCTGATCAGAAAGTAGACTTTAAGCCTTTATTGACATTGTGCCCAAGTAATGGTATCAAGGTGCGCATCCAAAAAAGAACACTAAGTACAGCACCTAAGAAGAATGTTGAATACAGTATGTAA